Proteins encoded in a region of the Paenibacillus sp. E222 genome:
- the fapR gene encoding transcription factor FapR, with protein MIEDNPFVTDQELTRQLKVSIQTIRLDRLELGIPELRERMKLMAERSYDQVRSLPLHEIIGDIVDLQLDKSGISLFEIKEEHVFSRTGIARGHYVFAQANSLAVAVINDEIALTASADIRFVRSVHLSEKCIAKAYVRSISGQKGKAKVEVFTYVGEEMVFQGNFVIYRSGGEDSVEGGHLG; from the coding sequence ATGATCGAAGACAACCCGTTTGTGACGGATCAGGAACTTACACGCCAATTGAAGGTAAGTATTCAGACGATTCGTCTCGACAGACTGGAGCTTGGGATTCCCGAGCTTCGGGAACGGATGAAACTGATGGCGGAGCGTTCCTATGATCAGGTGCGCTCCTTGCCCCTGCATGAGATTATCGGTGATATTGTGGACCTGCAACTGGACAAGAGCGGGATATCCTTGTTTGAGATTAAGGAAGAGCACGTATTCTCGAGAACGGGCATTGCAAGGGGACACTATGTTTTTGCACAGGCCAACTCGTTGGCTGTAGCCGTTATTAACGACGAGATAGCTTTGACGGCTTCCGCAGACATTCGTTTTGTCCGTTCGGTCCATTTGTCTGAGAAATGTATTGCGAAGGCTTATGTGCGATCGATCTCGGGTCAAAAGGGCAAAGCCAAAGTGGAAGTGTTCACTTATGTGGGTGAAGAAATGGTGTTTCAAGGCAACTTTGTAATCTACCGTTCAGGTGGAGAAGACAGCGTAGAAGGAGGTCATTTGGGATGA
- the rpmF gene encoding 50S ribosomal protein L32 — translation MAVPQRRTSKTRRDKRRTHFKLAVPGMVKCEQCGELKLSHHVCKVCGTYKAREIISQ, via the coding sequence ATGGCAGTACCTCAACGGAGAACGTCCAAGACGCGTCGCGACAAACGTCGCACTCACTTTAAATTGGCTGTACCGGGCATGGTGAAATGTGAACAATGTGGCGAACTTAAACTTAGTCACCACGTGTGCAAAGTGTGCGGAACGTACAAAGCAAGAGAGATCATCTCTCAATAA
- a CDS encoding DUF177 domain-containing protein, with translation MLMPFRKVATSDRPLQFNEQWDIKELVSNRQDITAVTPLTADLSAEHREGDVVDVHGKLTVGVDMLCSRCLKPINEHFHIDFHEQFKQGKQPEELPEDDDTFYVDGESVDLKGYAEEAFLLDLPFIPLCSDTCKGLCPKCGHELNEGDCGCDNQVIDPRLAGLKDFFK, from the coding sequence ATGTTAATGCCATTTCGCAAAGTGGCTACCAGTGACCGACCCCTGCAGTTCAATGAACAGTGGGATATCAAGGAACTGGTTTCTAACCGACAGGATATCACAGCCGTTACCCCGCTGACTGCGGATTTATCTGCAGAACACAGAGAGGGCGACGTTGTGGATGTTCATGGCAAACTGACAGTAGGAGTGGACATGTTATGCTCCCGATGTCTTAAGCCGATTAATGAACATTTTCATATTGATTTTCATGAGCAATTCAAGCAGGGGAAACAGCCAGAGGAATTGCCCGAAGACGATGATACTTTCTACGTGGATGGAGAGAGCGTTGATCTGAAAGGTTATGCCGAGGAAGCTTTTCTGCTGGATCTTCCGTTTATACCGCTATGCAGCGATACATGCAAAGGGTTATGCCCCAAGTGTGGCCATGAGCTGAACGAAGGTGACTGCGGTTGTGATAACCAAGTTATCGATCCGCGGCTTGCAGGGCTCAAGGATTTTTTTAAATGA
- a CDS encoding nucleotidyltransferase: MKAVGVIVEYNPLHNGHVYHLSEARRLSGADVVVAVMSGPFLQRGEPAIVGKRARTEMALHAGADLVIELPVAYAVQPAEWFAFGAVSLLHRTGVVDSLCFGSESGDLDSLQRIARVLAVEPAGLREDIARRLREGASYPAAYAGAAAALAPGGVDANDAAALLGQPNNSLGLHYLIALQRLGSAIKPFTAARTGAAYHQATPGPGAIASATAVRRLLMADGPEAAAPYVPAATLAILRREWQEGRAPVHWERFAQPLLHIAATRRASELEQIAEVTEGLEHRLSRTLAQLPEPSVEALLNTLKTKRYTRTKLQRMLTHILLNHTKAECSPEKLAEGPAYLRVLGFNAQGQGLLKQMKKTASLPVLLKPSTFVHNQLELDVQAQAAYALACKHTNTRMMYSDYYDPPVRL, encoded by the coding sequence ATGAAAGCCGTTGGCGTCATTGTTGAATATAACCCTTTACATAACGGACATGTCTATCATCTAAGTGAAGCCAGACGGCTCAGTGGAGCAGACGTAGTTGTGGCTGTGATGAGCGGCCCTTTCCTCCAGCGCGGCGAACCCGCCATCGTGGGTAAAAGGGCCCGCACGGAGATGGCGCTCCATGCTGGCGCCGATCTGGTGATTGAACTGCCGGTTGCCTATGCTGTACAACCGGCCGAGTGGTTCGCCTTTGGTGCGGTGTCACTGCTGCACCGCACAGGCGTGGTGGACTCGCTCTGCTTTGGCAGCGAGTCCGGCGACCTGGACAGCCTGCAGCGCATTGCGCGCGTGCTGGCTGTGGAGCCCGCAGGGCTGCGCGAGGATATCGCGCGCCGCCTGCGGGAAGGCGCCAGCTACCCCGCCGCATACGCAGGTGCGGCGGCAGCGCTGGCGCCTGGCGGCGTCGATGCGAACGACGCCGCTGCACTGCTGGGGCAGCCCAACAATTCGCTTGGGCTGCATTACCTGATCGCGCTGCAACGGCTGGGCAGCGCGATCAAGCCCTTTACGGCGGCGCGTACCGGTGCCGCGTATCATCAGGCGACGCCCGGACCAGGGGCGATCGCCAGTGCAACCGCCGTCCGCCGCCTGCTGATGGCGGACGGGCCCGAAGCCGCCGCGCCATACGTGCCGGCGGCAACTCTTGCCATTCTGCGACGCGAATGGCAGGAAGGGCGCGCTCCCGTGCACTGGGAGCGCTTTGCACAGCCGCTGCTGCACATCGCGGCCACACGCCGTGCCTCCGAGCTGGAGCAGATCGCCGAGGTCACGGAAGGACTCGAACACAGGCTGAGCCGCACGCTCGCTCAGCTCCCGGAGCCTTCAGTCGAGGCGTTGCTGAATACACTCAAGACGAAACGCTACACCCGCACAAAGCTACAGCGCATGCTGACCCATATCCTGCTGAATCATACCAAGGCCGAATGTTCGCCCGAGAAGCTTGCTGAAGGGCCAGCATATCTTCGAGTGCTTGGGTTCAATGCACAAGGACAGGGCCTTTTGAAACAAATGAAAAAGACGGCTTCTCTGCCCGTTCTTCTGAAACCATCAACCTTTGTCCATAACCAGTTGGAGCTGGATGTACAAGCACAGGCAGCATATGCACTCGCCTGCAAACACACCAATACACGCATGATGTACAGCGACTACTATGACCCTCCTGTGAGGCTCTAA
- a CDS encoding SepM family pheromone-processing serine protease: MNRIRKSGGFRASIFVIVVALVVYVAVYMPTPYIIYMPGSADEVKPMVTVKEGDKEERGVFMMTTVSATYANVFLLGTSLFNRNAQVDKKEDRLRGKSEAEYSAEQVWFMSDSQSSAMEAAYEQAGVKYSIVPEHIFVFGLSEDPKPKGDIEPGDIILGVDGTATPDNTVLSEQLKNKKVGDTVEMQLERGGETISRDVQLIEVKDSKTGEVRPALGVMIGAVQKVKAEDPDKQISFTDTQVGGPSAGLMFTLEIYNQLTPGDLTKGHRIAGTGTINKEGVVGAIGGVVHKIVAADRKEAEFFFVPKDNYKEAEAKAEQIGTKMKLIPVSTVDDALAYLKTLSVKS, translated from the coding sequence ATGAATCGGATTCGGAAATCTGGCGGATTCAGAGCTTCGATCTTTGTGATCGTGGTGGCTCTAGTCGTCTATGTTGCGGTATATATGCCAACGCCATATATCATTTATATGCCTGGCAGTGCCGATGAGGTAAAACCCATGGTTACCGTGAAAGAGGGGGATAAGGAAGAACGCGGTGTGTTTATGATGACGACAGTGTCGGCAACATACGCCAATGTGTTTTTGCTAGGAACCTCCTTGTTTAATCGAAATGCCCAAGTGGATAAAAAAGAAGATCGGCTGCGCGGCAAAAGCGAAGCGGAATATTCTGCCGAACAGGTCTGGTTCATGAGTGATTCACAATCCTCGGCCATGGAGGCGGCTTATGAGCAGGCGGGAGTGAAATACTCCATTGTTCCTGAGCATATTTTTGTATTCGGGCTGTCCGAAGATCCAAAGCCTAAGGGAGATATTGAGCCCGGAGATATTATTTTGGGTGTGGACGGAACGGCAACTCCAGACAATACGGTGTTGTCTGAGCAGTTAAAGAACAAAAAGGTCGGGGATACGGTTGAGATGCAATTGGAGCGAGGCGGAGAGACCATCAGCCGCGACGTTCAATTGATTGAAGTGAAAGATAGCAAAACCGGTGAAGTTCGCCCGGCACTGGGTGTCATGATCGGAGCGGTTCAGAAGGTGAAAGCAGAAGATCCGGATAAACAGATATCCTTCACGGATACTCAGGTTGGTGGCCCCTCTGCCGGACTGATGTTCACCCTGGAGATTTATAATCAGTTGACTCCTGGAGATTTGACGAAAGGTCACCGGATTGCTGGCACAGGCACCATTAACAAAGAAGGTGTGGTTGGTGCAATCGGTGGCGTTGTGCACAAAATTGTTGCGGCGGACCGGAAAGAAGCGGAGTTTTTCTTTGTGCCGAAGGACAATTATAAAGAAGCCGAAGCCAAGGCTGAACAGATTGGTACCAAAATGAAACTCATTCCTGTCAGCACAGTGGATGATGCGCTGGCTTATCTGAAAACCTTGTCTGTTAAATCCTAA
- a CDS encoding nucleoside recognition domain-containing protein produces MTMQSEVTGSGPLQTVLMSTGALMLVIAVVVSPKDAFDASIQGLDIWWKIIFPAMLPFLMLSQMLTAFGFTHALGVLLGPLMQRWFRLPGKAGLAIAVGMCGGFPAGADTASRLVQDQQITAKQAGIVAAASHFANPLMIILVIGAAFLHQPVAGYFLLIVHWVSGWMATMIGVRLLPKESKGEKQSTANPSSSKRQSLWSQMMLAARAAQERDGRGFGKLLGDTVSQAVQTLMMTGGYMIVFAVFVRLLTLYITPGASVAFWPSLLEHHLGTYHLSQSPLTPVLLMSLLAAVLGWGGLCSHLQVSAVLKAAGLAATSMMYFAGIRLLHALVAVFLSLLLWLPFSRYSSEVLPTFQTNPGNGWAPFLTNQSLVGMNTSDIIEVFWIGFPAACIGLALLLTVMISLSGLTFWFNRRFSR; encoded by the coding sequence ATGACAATGCAGAGCGAAGTTACGGGCTCAGGGCCGTTACAAACGGTACTTATGAGTACCGGCGCTTTAATGCTGGTAATTGCAGTAGTTGTATCTCCAAAAGATGCATTTGATGCCTCTATTCAAGGTTTGGACATTTGGTGGAAAATCATCTTTCCGGCCATGCTTCCATTCCTGATGTTATCCCAAATGCTGACTGCGTTCGGCTTTACTCACGCGCTCGGTGTCTTGCTTGGGCCATTGATGCAGCGCTGGTTCCGTCTGCCGGGCAAAGCCGGACTGGCTATTGCTGTCGGCATGTGCGGCGGCTTTCCGGCTGGAGCAGATACCGCCTCCCGCCTAGTGCAGGATCAACAAATTACCGCCAAACAGGCGGGCATTGTCGCTGCAGCATCTCATTTCGCCAATCCATTGATGATTATACTTGTCATTGGTGCAGCTTTTCTACACCAGCCTGTGGCCGGATATTTCCTTTTGATCGTTCACTGGGTTAGTGGCTGGATGGCCACCATGATCGGAGTACGACTCCTGCCCAAAGAATCAAAAGGGGAAAAACAATCAACTGCAAACCCTTCTTCGTCCAAACGACAGAGCCTATGGTCCCAGATGATGCTTGCAGCCCGTGCAGCCCAGGAACGTGACGGACGCGGGTTCGGCAAATTGCTTGGTGACACCGTCTCCCAAGCTGTACAAACCTTAATGATGACGGGAGGATATATGATTGTGTTTGCCGTGTTTGTTCGGCTGCTCACCCTCTATATCACCCCCGGTGCTTCAGTTGCTTTTTGGCCCTCCCTGCTGGAGCACCATCTGGGAACGTATCACCTGAGTCAGAGCCCATTAACGCCTGTTCTGCTCATGTCTTTGCTTGCAGCCGTCCTCGGCTGGGGAGGTCTATGCTCTCATCTGCAAGTTTCCGCCGTGCTGAAAGCTGCGGGACTTGCCGCAACGTCCATGATGTATTTTGCCGGAATCCGTCTGCTTCATGCATTGGTTGCAGTTTTCCTCAGTTTGCTGCTATGGCTGCCATTCAGCCGTTACAGCTCAGAAGTCTTGCCCACGTTTCAGACCAATCCAGGCAATGGTTGGGCACCATTCTTAACCAATCAATCTCTGGTAGGCATGAACACCTCCGACATTATCGAAGTCTTTTGGATTGGTTTCCCTGCTGCCTGTATCGGTCTGGCATTGCTGCTCACCGTCATGATCAGCCTGTCCGGGCTGACTTTCTGGTTTAACCGCCGGTTTTCTCGCTAA
- the coaD gene encoding pantetheine-phosphate adenylyltransferase yields MIHRQERIAVYPGSFDPVTMGHLDIIARASKQFDRVIVAVLNNMSKNPLFTVEERKSLISEVTSYLPNVEVDSFRDLTANYVRQKDAQVIVRGIRSVTDFEYELQLASTNSKLNPDAETIFMMTNPKYSYLSSSIVKEIAHYHGDVTDLVSPEVEAALRQKISEKTGG; encoded by the coding sequence ATGATACATCGTCAGGAACGAATTGCCGTATATCCAGGGAGTTTTGATCCCGTAACGATGGGCCATCTGGACATTATTGCCCGCGCGTCGAAGCAGTTTGATCGCGTCATCGTGGCTGTATTGAATAATATGAGTAAAAACCCACTGTTTACGGTGGAAGAACGGAAAAGTCTTATTTCAGAAGTCACGAGTTACCTGCCTAATGTGGAAGTGGATAGCTTCCGTGATCTGACAGCAAATTATGTAAGGCAAAAAGATGCTCAGGTCATCGTCCGCGGTATCCGCTCGGTGACGGATTTTGAGTATGAGCTTCAGCTGGCTTCGACGAACAGCAAGTTAAATCCGGATGCGGAAACCATTTTTATGATGACCAATCCGAAATATTCGTACCTGAGCTCCAGCATCGTCAAGGAAATTGCCCACTACCACGGAGATGTCACCGATCTGGTCTCACCTGAAGTGGAAGCTGCGCTGCGTCAGAAAATTAGCGAGAAAACCGGCGGTTAA
- the rsmD gene encoding 16S rRNA (guanine(966)-N(2))-methyltransferase RsmD: MRVVSGSAKGRPLKAVPGTGTRPTTDKVKEALFSMIGPYFEGGTALDLFAGSGGLGIEALSRGMDKAVFVDLESKSIEVIRANLKATKLEDQAAIYRNDASRALKALAKRSTQFDLVFLDPPYRMKNGDELMLTMHELGLLEPEATIVLEYESKYNYPEQFGPFEQTRKALYGETAVSIYHYAPAAATEDGQPSTAEEEAPHE; encoded by the coding sequence GTGAGAGTGGTATCTGGGAGTGCGAAAGGCAGACCGCTGAAGGCTGTTCCTGGCACAGGAACGCGGCCGACCACCGACAAGGTGAAGGAAGCGTTGTTTAGTATGATTGGCCCTTATTTTGAGGGCGGTACAGCATTGGATCTGTTTGCAGGCAGTGGAGGTCTCGGGATTGAGGCGCTGAGCCGCGGCATGGACAAGGCTGTTTTTGTTGACTTGGAATCGAAAAGTATTGAAGTGATTCGTGCAAATCTGAAGGCAACCAAGCTGGAAGATCAGGCGGCCATATACCGGAATGATGCCAGTCGTGCATTGAAGGCGCTCGCCAAGCGAAGCACACAATTTGATCTCGTATTTCTGGACCCGCCCTACCGTATGAAAAATGGGGACGAGTTAATGCTTACGATGCACGAGCTGGGCTTGCTTGAACCGGAAGCGACCATCGTGCTTGAATATGAATCCAAATATAATTACCCTGAGCAATTCGGCCCGTTTGAACAAACGCGCAAGGCATTGTATGGGGAGACAGCTGTATCCATCTATCATTATGCACCTGCTGCAGCAACAGAAGATGGACAACCTAGCACAGCGGAAGAGGAGGCTCCTCATGAGTGA
- a CDS encoding AraC family transcriptional regulator: MFKLLGQSIDYVEQHLHLPIEIEDIAKAAMSSKYHFQRMFHAVTGVTVTQYVRNRRLTLAAQDLVGTNCKVIDAALKYGYDSPAAFTKAFQRMHGVTPLEAKKMNVKLKAFPRISFQIQVRGETEMNYRMVEEKGSTVCGKSVIVHKDAYKEIPVFVEEIWKDGTHDQINKLLGRHAGALLYGYHFDFDEDGSKRYLMGAEVPDGIQVPDGFTVLHVPGQIYAVFDSRGTMTEDVEIDLSIMNIWKRIYTEWFPSTSFEQAEGPCIEKYEWVDDQQQDFITEVWIPVRKKVDHIK, encoded by the coding sequence ATGTTTAAACTGCTTGGCCAGTCCATTGATTACGTGGAACAACATCTGCACTTGCCGATTGAGATTGAGGACATTGCTAAGGCAGCTATGAGTTCGAAATACCATTTTCAGCGAATGTTTCATGCAGTAACTGGTGTTACCGTGACCCAATACGTGAGAAATAGGAGGCTTACGCTTGCGGCACAGGATTTAGTGGGAACGAATTGTAAAGTCATTGATGCTGCGCTGAAGTACGGTTATGACAGCCCGGCGGCTTTTACGAAAGCATTTCAAAGAATGCACGGGGTAACACCGCTTGAAGCCAAGAAAATGAATGTGAAACTTAAAGCTTTCCCTCGAATCTCCTTTCAAATTCAGGTTAGAGGGGAAACAGAGATGAATTATCGAATGGTTGAGGAAAAAGGCTCTACTGTATGTGGAAAAAGTGTTATCGTCCATAAGGATGCGTACAAAGAGATACCTGTATTTGTGGAGGAAATTTGGAAAGATGGTACTCATGATCAGATTAACAAGCTTTTAGGGAGACATGCTGGCGCATTGCTGTATGGTTATCATTTTGACTTTGATGAGGATGGTTCAAAACGTTATTTAATGGGAGCAGAAGTGCCAGATGGTATTCAGGTCCCTGATGGATTTACCGTTCTTCATGTACCTGGTCAAATCTATGCGGTCTTTGACAGTCGCGGGACGATGACTGAAGATGTCGAAATTGATTTAAGTATAATGAATATCTGGAAACGTATCTACACGGAGTGGTTTCCGTCAACGAGTTTTGAACAAGCGGAAGGACCATGTATCGAGAAATATGAATGGGTTGATGATCAGCAGCAAGATTTCATCACTGAAGTGTGGATTCCAGTTCGTAAAAAAGTAGATCATATTAAATGA
- a CDS encoding glycoside hydrolase family 2 TIM barrel-domain containing protein, whose product MKATHADINWLGDVSVFEVNRLNAYSDHRYYRTMEEAKASGAMAMRYNLNGTWKFNYAIRPDCRPEAFYKQEFSSAGWDDIEVPGHIQLQGYGQIQYVNTQYPWDGLNDLRPPALPQDQNPVGSYIRTFHLPAGWQNSPVYISFQGVESAFYVWLNGQFVGYGEDSFTPSDFDLTPFLQDGENKLAVEVYQRSTGSWLEDQDFWRFSGIFRDVYLYTVPAAHIRDVRVVTDLDKSYTHGTLNVDLKLEGKAAAGAKVKAELRDADGNTVKTFGGIEVTNGLVSLREEIGKVNLWSAEIPYLYRLYIQVYDAAGELLEVVPQAVGFRTFEMIDKVMHINGKRIVFKGVNRHEFNPRRGRAVTKEDMLWDVKTIKQNNMNAVRTSHYPNQSLWYELCDEYGLYVIDEMNLETHGSWQKLGAVEPSWVIPGDRPEWHDIVMDRAVSMVERDKNHPSILIWSCGNESHGGEVINKVSQYFKSADPTRLVHYEGVFHDRRFNETSDMESRMYAKPADIEEFLNANPEKPYISCEYMHAMGNSIGGMHKYTELEDKYPMYQGGFIWDYIDQAIFKKDRYGKEFLAYGGDFGDRPSDYSFCGDGIVHADRKVSAKMQEVKFLYQNIKLFPDREGVKIVNSNLFADTSEFELVYSLDREGQEVLRGTLEVNVGPQSETVVKLPLDVQSLAGGEYAVNTAFVLKAATLWAEKGEEVAFGQFVFTQEGKQTAVAVDQNLVSNIQVVEGDVNIGVRIGQTHALFSKQFGTLVSLKFSGRETIAIPPAPLFWRATTDNDKGTAMGFELGAWYAASLLPRCVEWKHEQKPDQYRIEFTYKLNISADVEVKVIYTVLADGSVHVHNTYKGTEGLPNLPIHALSFRTSPDYVNVEWLAMGPEENYSDRAFGARLGIHGSKVADTMAPYLVPQESGNRTGVRWAKLTDNAGRGFKIEASGAPVELNVSPYTAFELENAQHVYELPPVHYTVVTVAGKQMGVGGDDSWGAPVHPEYQIPSNGELSFEFVIRSL is encoded by the coding sequence ATGAAAGCAACACATGCAGATATCAACTGGCTGGGCGATGTAAGCGTTTTTGAAGTAAACCGTCTTAACGCTTACTCGGACCATCGCTATTACCGTACTATGGAAGAAGCGAAAGCATCCGGTGCAATGGCTATGCGCTACAACCTTAACGGTACGTGGAAATTTAATTATGCGATCCGTCCGGATTGCCGCCCTGAAGCTTTTTATAAGCAGGAATTCTCCAGTGCAGGTTGGGATGATATTGAAGTGCCGGGGCATATTCAGCTCCAAGGATATGGTCAGATCCAATATGTAAATACCCAGTACCCTTGGGATGGATTAAACGATCTGCGTCCACCTGCATTACCGCAGGACCAAAACCCGGTAGGCAGTTATATTCGCACATTCCATTTGCCAGCAGGCTGGCAGAACAGTCCGGTATATATTTCGTTTCAGGGGGTAGAATCGGCATTCTATGTATGGCTTAACGGACAGTTCGTCGGATACGGGGAAGACAGCTTTACGCCATCCGATTTTGATCTGACTCCATTCCTGCAGGACGGAGAGAATAAACTAGCTGTGGAAGTGTATCAACGCAGCACAGGCAGTTGGTTGGAGGATCAGGATTTCTGGCGGTTCTCCGGCATTTTCAGAGATGTGTATCTGTATACTGTGCCGGCTGCGCATATTCGCGATGTGCGGGTTGTGACGGATCTGGACAAGTCTTATACCCATGGTACGTTAAACGTGGATCTCAAGCTTGAAGGGAAAGCCGCTGCCGGAGCCAAAGTGAAGGCTGAACTGCGGGATGCTGATGGCAACACGGTGAAAACATTTGGTGGGATTGAAGTTACCAATGGTCTGGTGAGTCTTCGTGAGGAGATTGGCAAAGTAAACCTGTGGAGCGCGGAGATTCCTTACCTGTACCGTCTGTACATTCAAGTATATGATGCAGCAGGCGAGCTGTTGGAAGTTGTACCTCAGGCCGTTGGCTTCCGTACATTTGAAATGATCGACAAAGTGATGCACATCAACGGTAAACGCATTGTTTTCAAAGGGGTAAACCGTCACGAATTTAATCCGCGTCGCGGACGTGCTGTGACCAAGGAAGACATGCTGTGGGATGTGAAGACGATTAAACAAAACAATATGAACGCTGTGCGTACATCTCACTATCCAAACCAAAGCCTATGGTATGAATTGTGTGATGAATATGGATTGTATGTGATTGATGAAATGAACCTGGAGACGCACGGATCATGGCAGAAACTGGGTGCAGTTGAGCCTTCATGGGTTATTCCTGGTGATCGTCCAGAGTGGCATGATATTGTTATGGATCGTGCGGTGTCGATGGTAGAGCGGGACAAAAACCATCCGTCCATCCTGATCTGGTCTTGTGGTAACGAGTCCCATGGTGGTGAAGTGATCAATAAAGTGTCGCAATATTTCAAATCGGCTGATCCTACACGTCTTGTTCATTATGAAGGTGTGTTCCACGATCGTCGTTTCAACGAGACGAGTGATATGGAATCACGCATGTACGCCAAACCGGCGGACATTGAGGAATTCTTGAATGCGAATCCGGAAAAACCATATATCAGCTGTGAGTACATGCATGCCATGGGTAACTCCATTGGCGGTATGCATAAGTATACGGAGCTGGAAGACAAGTATCCGATGTACCAGGGCGGCTTCATTTGGGATTACATTGATCAAGCCATTTTCAAAAAAGATCGTTACGGCAAAGAGTTCCTTGCTTATGGCGGAGATTTCGGTGATCGTCCTTCGGACTATTCGTTCTGTGGAGACGGCATTGTGCACGCAGACCGCAAAGTGTCTGCCAAGATGCAGGAAGTCAAATTCCTGTACCAAAACATCAAGCTGTTCCCGGATCGGGAAGGTGTGAAAATCGTTAACAGTAATTTGTTTGCGGACACGTCTGAATTCGAACTGGTATACAGTCTGGATCGTGAAGGTCAAGAAGTGCTGCGTGGAACGCTGGAGGTAAACGTGGGCCCACAAAGCGAGACCGTTGTGAAACTTCCTCTTGATGTGCAATCTCTTGCTGGTGGGGAATATGCAGTGAATACCGCGTTTGTATTAAAAGCAGCAACTTTATGGGCAGAAAAAGGCGAGGAAGTTGCCTTTGGACAGTTTGTTTTCACACAAGAAGGCAAACAAACGGCTGTAGCTGTGGATCAAAATCTGGTGAGCAATATACAAGTGGTTGAAGGTGACGTAAACATCGGTGTTCGCATCGGTCAAACGCATGCTCTGTTCTCCAAGCAATTTGGAACACTGGTTTCCCTGAAATTCTCTGGACGCGAAACGATTGCAATCCCGCCCGCACCACTGTTCTGGCGTGCAACGACAGACAATGATAAGGGTACAGCGATGGGCTTTGAGCTTGGCGCATGGTATGCTGCCAGCCTGCTGCCGCGATGTGTAGAATGGAAGCATGAACAGAAACCGGATCAATACCGCATTGAGTTCACTTACAAGCTCAACATCTCCGCAGATGTAGAGGTGAAAGTGATTTATACTGTGCTTGCAGATGGCAGTGTACATGTGCATAACACGTACAAAGGCACCGAGGGCCTGCCAAACCTGCCAATCCACGCTCTTTCGTTCAGAACGTCTCCAGACTATGTAAATGTGGAATGGCTGGCGATGGGACCAGAGGAGAACTACTCCGATCGTGCATTCGGTGCACGTCTGGGCATCCATGGCAGCAAAGTAGCGGACACGATGGCGCCGTATCTTGTACCACAGGAGTCTGGTAACCGCACGGGCGTACGCTGGGCCAAGCTGACGGACAATGCCGGACGTGGGTTCAAGATCGAAGCTTCCGGCGCGCCGGTTGAACTGAATGTGTCACCATATACAGCATTTGAGCTGGAGAATGCGCAGCATGTATATGAATTACCGCCCGTTCACTACACGGTAGTGACCGTAGCCGGCAAACAAATGGGTGTTGGCGGTGACGACAGCTGGGGCGCTCCGGTACATCCGGAATACCAAATTCCTTCCAATGGTGAGTTGAGCTTCGAATTTGTCATCCGTTCATTGTAA
- a CDS encoding carbohydrate ABC transporter permease: MAKAKAKRIFTYVFLSIVAFVSIFPFFWMLVSSTNASVDVTKGRLLPGSAFLDNFNKLIDSTNLVQALGNSAIISIVSTILALLIGSMAGYGFEVYRTKSRDVVFNILLLSMMIPFAAIMVPLYRMFATISSVTPVIGINTMASVILPTITTAFLIFFFRQNTKMFPKDLLEAGRIDGLSELGIFLKIYMPTMRTTYAAAAIITFMSSWNNYLWPLIVLQTPDQQTIPLLISNLGSGYAPDYGVIMTAIVIATLPTAIVFFIMQKHFVAGMVGSVK, from the coding sequence ATGGCTAAAGCTAAAGCAAAACGGATTTTCACTTACGTCTTCCTATCCATCGTCGCCTTTGTATCCATTTTTCCATTTTTCTGGATGCTGGTCAGCTCTACAAATGCATCTGTCGATGTTACCAAAGGCAGATTGCTGCCAGGTTCGGCTTTCCTTGATAACTTCAACAAACTGATTGACTCGACCAATCTGGTGCAGGCTCTGGGGAACTCGGCTATCATCTCCATTGTCTCAACGATTCTGGCTCTGCTGATTGGTTCGATGGCAGGTTATGGCTTTGAGGTATATCGTACGAAATCGCGTGATGTTGTGTTCAACATCTTGCTGTTATCCATGATGATTCCGTTTGCAGCGATTATGGTGCCTTTGTACCGTATGTTTGCAACGATCTCAAGTGTTACACCGGTCATCGGGATCAACACCATGGCATCCGTCATTTTGCCAACCATTACGACAGCGTTTCTGATCTTCTTCTTCCGTCAGAACACCAAAATGTTCCCTAAAGATCTGCTGGAAGCTGGACGGATTGATGGACTGAGCGAGCTGGGAATCTTCCTGAAGATTTACATGCCAACGATGAGAACCACATACGCAGCAGCCGCGATTATCACATTCATGAGCAGCTGGAACAACTATCTGTGGCCGCTGATTGTTTTGCAAACGCCTGACCAACAAACGATTCCGCTGCTTATTTCCAATCTCGGTTCGGGATACGCTCCAGATTATGGCGTAATTATGACAGCGATCGTTATTGCCACGCTGCCGACAGCAATCGTATTCTTCATTATGCAGAAACATTTTGTCGCCGGAATGGTTGGTTCTGTGAAATAA